One Nitrospira sp. DNA window includes the following coding sequences:
- the treY gene encoding malto-oligosyltrehalose synthase, which translates to MPRIPVSTYRLQFNHSFTFRDAARIIPYLHALGITDCYASSLLKAVPGSLHGYDLIDPGLLNPELGSEEDFASFTAALKTYDMGLLIDVVPNHMGILSAENRWWWDVLENGPGSRYAPAFDVDWAPLKRELNEKVLLPILGEQYGTALEQQEIRLLYEGGGFVISYFQHRLPTTPASWARILSFQIDDLADRVGEAQPAVQELRSIVTALRHLPPSCERSPDDIAERDREKQLARRRLAALVSDSLDVRDSIAATVERYNGTKGVSDSFDLLDAFLNVQHYRLASWRVASEEINYRRFFDINELAAIRTEDPEVFAESHRLIFRLIKKGIATGLRIDHVDGLYDPEHYLRQLQDWAAAELPRQSGGDRPSLFIVVEKILGSGEQLPRTWPVAGTTGYDFLNVLNGLFVRTDHAKAMETVYRNLTGARLPYDELVYQSKKLIMRASMSSELNVLGHVVNRLSERDRHYRDFTLNSLTHAVREIIACFPVYRSYVTAERDDVLERDRRFIHQAVACAVQRNPAVSRQVFDFVRDLLLGTLALSKHLTTEERMRFVTRFQQTTGPVMAKGVEDTACYIYNRLMSLNEVGGEPGRFGLTSEQFHQSIRDRYAGWPHALSATSTHDTKRGEDVRARLNILSEMPDRWRKAVARWMRMNKRHRTELEEGPAPERNVEYLLYQTLIGTWPVGPLDAGRYEEFIKRIERYMIKAVREAKVRTSWVNSHAAYEDALKHFVRALLERRSGNQFLEAFRPFQDMVARYGMYNSLSMVVLKVAAPGIPDCYQGTELWELTLVDPDNRAPVDYATREVMMAECVRMEEQTGDDRIAAVRALCDSWQDGRIKMFLLRVALHHRRNQAALYLHGDYVPLAAQGRDQSRLCAFARLHQDQAVVAVAPRFLASRETEQAVGSVLEAPWQDTSVTVPSWKAGSVYHHLFTGERFETTCDGPHQVLQVGAILRHCPVALLIRSEK; encoded by the coding sequence ATGCCTCGCATTCCCGTCTCCACCTATCGGCTTCAGTTCAACCATTCTTTTACGTTTCGCGATGCCGCTCGAATCATTCCGTACTTGCATGCCCTCGGCATTACCGATTGCTACGCGTCCTCATTACTCAAAGCCGTGCCCGGGAGTCTGCACGGGTACGATTTGATCGATCCCGGCCTGTTGAATCCGGAGTTGGGCAGCGAAGAGGATTTTGCCTCGTTCACCGCGGCTCTGAAAACCTATGACATGGGATTGTTAATCGACGTGGTCCCCAATCACATGGGAATTCTCAGCGCGGAGAATCGGTGGTGGTGGGATGTGTTGGAAAACGGCCCTGGCTCCCGCTATGCCCCGGCATTCGACGTGGATTGGGCGCCTCTGAAGCGAGAACTCAACGAGAAAGTCCTGCTGCCCATCCTGGGAGAACAATACGGCACTGCCCTCGAACAGCAAGAAATTCGACTGCTGTATGAGGGGGGCGGGTTCGTGATCTCCTATTTCCAGCATCGACTCCCGACTACACCTGCATCCTGGGCTCGCATCCTGTCCTTCCAGATCGACGATCTGGCCGATCGTGTGGGCGAAGCTCAGCCTGCGGTCCAGGAACTACGGAGCATTGTGACGGCGTTGCGTCACTTGCCGCCTTCCTGCGAGAGGTCCCCCGACGACATTGCGGAACGTGATCGTGAAAAACAGCTCGCGAGGCGGCGTTTGGCGGCGTTGGTGTCCGACAGCCTGGACGTGCGGGACTCTATCGCGGCTACCGTCGAACGGTACAACGGGACGAAGGGCGTCTCCGACAGTTTTGACCTGCTCGATGCCTTCTTGAACGTACAGCATTACCGGCTGGCTTCTTGGCGAGTGGCGTCGGAAGAAATCAATTATCGGCGATTTTTTGACATCAACGAACTGGCGGCGATTCGTACCGAAGACCCTGAGGTTTTTGCAGAGTCGCACCGATTGATCTTCCGGTTGATCAAGAAGGGGATTGCGACGGGCCTGCGCATCGATCATGTGGACGGACTGTACGACCCCGAACATTACCTCCGGCAATTGCAGGACTGGGCGGCGGCCGAGCTGCCGCGACAGAGCGGCGGTGATCGTCCGTCCCTCTTCATCGTCGTGGAAAAGATTCTAGGGTCGGGCGAACAGTTACCGCGCACCTGGCCCGTGGCGGGGACGACCGGGTATGACTTTTTGAATGTGCTGAACGGATTGTTCGTGCGCACCGACCATGCCAAAGCAATGGAGACCGTCTATCGGAATCTGACGGGCGCGAGGCTGCCGTACGATGAACTGGTGTACCAATCCAAAAAGCTCATCATGCGCGCGTCGATGTCCAGCGAACTCAATGTGCTCGGGCACGTCGTGAATCGCCTGTCGGAACGCGACCGGCATTATCGCGATTTCACCTTGAATAGTCTGACGCATGCGGTGCGCGAGATCATCGCCTGCTTTCCCGTGTATCGATCATATGTGACGGCTGAGCGGGATGATGTGCTCGAACGGGATCGCCGCTTCATTCATCAGGCCGTCGCCTGCGCTGTGCAACGCAATCCGGCGGTGAGCCGGCAGGTATTCGATTTCGTGCGGGATCTGCTGCTGGGCACCCTAGCGCTCTCCAAGCACCTCACGACAGAAGAACGGATGCGCTTTGTGACCCGGTTCCAACAGACCACCGGGCCGGTCATGGCCAAAGGGGTTGAAGACACGGCCTGCTATATCTATAACCGCCTGATGTCGTTGAACGAGGTGGGAGGGGAGCCCGGAAGATTCGGCCTCACGTCGGAGCAGTTTCACCAGAGCATACGTGATCGATACGCAGGCTGGCCCCATGCGTTGTCCGCCACCTCCACGCACGACACCAAACGCGGAGAGGATGTTCGCGCCAGGCTGAACATCCTGTCGGAAATGCCGGATCGTTGGAGGAAGGCCGTCGCTCGATGGATGAGAATGAACAAACGCCATCGGACCGAATTGGAGGAAGGCCCGGCTCCCGAACGGAATGTGGAATATCTCTTGTATCAGACTCTGATCGGGACCTGGCCTGTGGGGCCGTTGGATGCCGGCCGGTATGAGGAGTTCATCAAACGGATCGAGCGGTACATGATCAAGGCCGTTCGAGAGGCGAAGGTGCGCACCAGTTGGGTGAACAGTCACGCGGCCTATGAGGATGCGCTCAAACACTTCGTTCGAGCGCTCCTGGAGCGTCGATCCGGCAACCAATTTTTGGAGGCCTTCCGTCCGTTTCAAGACATGGTGGCCAGATATGGCATGTATAACAGCCTCTCGATGGTCGTGCTGAAGGTCGCTGCCCCGGGCATTCCTGACTGTTATCAAGGGACAGAGTTGTGGGAACTCACGCTTGTTGATCCCGACAACCGCGCTCCAGTCGACTACGCGACCCGCGAGGTCATGATGGCGGAGTGTGTACGAATGGAGGAGCAAACGGGCGACGATCGAATTGCCGCTGTGAGGGCACTGTGCGACTCTTGGCAGGATGGGCGCATCAAGATGTTTCTCTTGCGCGTGGCACTCCATCATCGGCGGAACCAGGCGGCACTCTACCTGCATGGTGATTATGTACCGTTGGCCGCGCAGGGGCGCGATCAGTCCCGGCTCTGCGCCTTCGCTCGACTGCATCAGGACCAAGCGGTCGTGGCCGTTGCTCCGCGTTTCTTGGCGAGCCGGGAAACAGAACAGGCTGTTGGCTCTGTACTAGAGGCTCCGTGGCAGGACACGTCCGTGACGGTTCCGTCATGGAAAGCCGGATCGGTGTACCACCACCTGTTCACTGGGGAACGATTTGAAACGACATGTGACGGGCCGCATCAGGTGTTGCAGGTCGGAGCAATCCTCAGGCATTGCCCCGTGGCGTTGCTCATCCGTTCTGAGAAATAG